The following DNA comes from Bradyrhizobium sp. SK17.
GCCTCGCGCGCGATCGCGGCCTCGATCAGCCGCAGGCTCGCCTGGACGTGACCGATCAGCGCGACCAGGTCCGCCATGATCAGGTTGTAGGGATCATTGCCGTCGTCCGAACACGCCGTGACGCTTTCCGCGGCTGCATTTTCCATGCATGCTTCTCCACTGTCCCCCACTTTTAGGGAGCGTGGTGCTACTTGTGCGTTAAGCGGACGTCCCGTACAAATACGGGTCCATTGATCAATTTGGTCAAGACATCTCTTGTGCGGTCAGGTCAGCACGCTTCACCACTGATGGACGATGCATATGGTTGAGAATGGCGCTCCTCGCGGGGAAATCTTCGTAGTCGACGACGATCCAGCCGTTCGCGAGACGCTTTCCGTGGTCCTGTCGACCGCCGGCTACAAGGTGATCTGCTTTGCGGACGGCGCCGCACTGCTTGCAGTGGCTCGCAGCAGGACGCCGGCCTGCATCCTGCTCGACGTGCATATTCCCGGTAAATCCGGTCTCGATATCCTCAGAGAGCTTCACGGTGAGGATTATCCGGCGCCGATCTTCATGATTTCGGGGCAGGGCGACATCGCGATGGCGGTCAGCGCCATCAAGAACGGCGCGCTCGATTTCATCGAAAAGCCGTTCCGTGGCAATGAAATCGTCAGCCGTCTCAACGAGG
Coding sequences within:
- a CDS encoding response regulator transcription factor: MVENGAPRGEIFVVDDDPAVRETLSVVLSTAGYKVICFADGAALLAVARSRTPACILLDVHIPGKSGLDILRELHGEDYPAPIFMISGQGDIAMAVSAIKNGALDFIEKPFRGNEIVSRLNEAIDAYTRRQAETSASRVASLHFPGREPLTRREREVLEQFTAGASNKEAGRQLGISPRTIEDHRANIMKKLGARNAADLVRIVMTAQRQG